TTCCGCATAAATATACAGTTATGTACGATTGTGGATATGTGATCATCAATCCCTCGTACACTCCGTAAACCCGCGCCACTGCTGCGTTACCTATCCATATGTATAATACCGCGTTATTCATTGCATATACATTTCCAGTCTTATACGCATACAAACCGCATAGCCGCGCAGACTAATGGCGTATATCGGCCGTAACCTACTGGCAGTTTATGCAGCCGGTCATCCGCGCAGTATGCATCGATTATGCATCGTAAACCCCGTGAGTTTCCGGAGGGGCCGTCCGCCAGGCGCCCCGTGCAGGTAATGTCGCCCTTTGTCCAGTAATAGGACGTTAAGTACTTCGCCATAAACGCAGAAAAAGCCGCGCCACCGTAGCGTTTAACCACGATGACACGGCCAATTCGTTAATTGTACGTTAGTTTACACGCGTCCGACTGCGTCAAAGAACCACGTCATATCATACGCGGATCTCAGGCGTAATCGATCGCGTGTTGTCCTCCTCCACTCTCGTTCAATTCGCGTCAATACCTTACGTAGCTCCCTATCGAAGTCTTTACGCTTGCGCCACCGATGCAGCGTACGACGATCTATCCCGATGCTATCCGCAATCTCACCGTAACTCAAGCTGCCATCCACAAGCAACGCAATTGCCCGATAATGGCGCGCATCAAGCTCAGCGACGGGCCTCCCTTTCTGCTTACTCCTTCTCATGTTGACGCCCCTTTATCGCTTCAATCCGCTGTCTCAACGCCTCGATGTCGGTAGTCTGCGGACTTGTCTGCGTCTGTACTTCGACTTTATCCGTTAACATGCCGTGTACCTGTAGCGCTAACTTCGCCATGGCCGCGGATTTGTCTTCGAGCGCCATCCGTGTTAGTGCGCCAACGAGCTCCGGCAGCTCTCCAACGTTATTACGGACAATCTGCCCCTTGAGCTCCGCAATGAACTCCGGATCTTTCTGCCACGCGTAGATAGTTGAGCGGCTCACTCCTATCTCTTCGGCAATTTTGTCAACGGAAGGACGCTCCGCTTTCGGAAGTGATAAGTGTTGAATGGCCGTGTACTGTCCTGCTGTTAGAGATCTCATATGTCCTTCTTCCCCTTTCTCTTCATAACGTACACAACAAAAAGACGAGCCGAAGCCCGCCCGGTGTGTTACATCGCCAAATCACGCGCTAATCTGCCAACGAACGTATCGTAGTCCATCCCGTTCGAGATAGTAACGCTCTGTATAACGATACTTGGCGCAGTTTTACCGCCTGTACCATTGGTGCGATAATCACGCGCCTCTTGCGAAGTGAGTACCATTTCATCTTGGTGAAGTCGCGCAGGGTAATTGTTGTATGGGACGCGATCAAGTCCGCCGGAGTAGCCCAACGTAGCGTTTGACAGGCCTCCTGATTTCCCTCCGGCTGAACCGACTCCACCAAACTCTTTCACAATTTCGAGCTCCTCGGTTGAGGTAAGCGTTTTGTTGGCTACGCTTTTTATATCAGTTGAGAAGAACTCCTTAATACCCGCGTTACTCCAGATACCTTCAAGAATAGATGCACCGACCTGGACACCGATCTTAGTCGCAGCATCAAGAATAGGCTTAGAGGCTTTCAACGCATTGCCCAACGTGTCTACCATCTTACTTGCCATATTCTTGATAATACCCGACCCAGATGAGTCATACCAAGCTTGGAAGTCTGCTGCCAGGGTATCAAAGACGTATTTAATCTTGGCCTCGATATCGGGCAGTGCTTTGAACTCCTCGTTGTTAAAAAAGTTATCTTGGAGATATGCCGTAGCCTTCTGGACCGCATTAACCGCGCCATTCACGAGCCCACCGAACGCATCCACACCCCAATCTTTAAGTGCGGCAAATTGTGGCCCCTTCAACCATGCGTTAAACTCCGCTAGAACCGGCTTGAGACTCGTTAGTGCCTCCGTACCCATCTCCCGGAACGCACGGTTAACGCCTCCGATTGCTGTGCGCCACTGTCCCATTGCAGTCTTAGATTGCGCGTCTATCAAATCGTTTGTAGCTCCGAGTTGGTCCAAGAACTTGTCGAGTTGGTCGAGTTGGTCATTGAGAGGTAGATTTTTGATCTTATTCAACGCAGAACGAGGCAGCTCGAAACGCTCCACGAGTGACACGGCATCGCCGGAGAAGAATTCCTTTAAGGCATAGGCTGCACCGGTTATTCCTTGCTCCGGGTCGATCGCTCCCAGACGTTCCGCGAGGTTAGTGGCGCGCTCAAGTTGTCGTAGATCCTTCGTAGTTGGTACGAAAGACTTACCTACGTCTAGGAAATCGTCCATGGAGTATTGACTTACGTCTGCTCTTTCTCCCAGGTAATTCAAGAATTTATCGACGTTTTGCTCTGCTTCTTTTCCAAACATTGCGGACAGGGTGATCTCCCGCATCTCGAACTGAGCGGCCGCTTCAATCGTTTTTGAGAGGAATTTGTCTGCGGTGTTTATTGCTGCAATCGCGGCTCCAATGCCGGTAACTGCCCCCGCAGCCTTTGCTGCAGATGCTCCGAAACTCAAAAGGCCCGAGCTCATGTTCCGCAGGGGCCGCGTAGCATTGTCGATAATACGCATATGTCCTACAATGTCAAAGCTCAAGTCCGGGCACCTCCTTCATCGCCGCAACTACGCGCGCTCCTGTCTTCACAGTCTTTGCGGCCTTTGCTTGCGTAAATCCCCGGTCGAAATCAGCTAGGCACCGGTCATATTCAACGAGCGCGCGGCCATACGCTTTGACT
The window above is part of the Paenibacillus sp. 1781tsa1 genome. Proteins encoded here:
- a CDS encoding phBC6A51 family helix-turn-helix protein gives rise to the protein MRRSKQKGRPVAELDARHYRAIALLVDGSLSYGEIADSIGIDRRTLHRWRKRKDFDRELRKVLTRIEREWRRTTRDRLRLRSAYDMTWFFDAVGRV
- a CDS encoding phBC6A51 family helix-turn-helix protein, yielding MRSLTAGQYTAIQHLSLPKAERPSVDKIAEEIGVSRSTIYAWQKDPEFIAELKGQIVRNNVGELPELVGALTRMALEDKSAAMAKLALQVHGMLTDKVEVQTQTSPQTTDIEALRQRIEAIKGRQHEKE